In Candidatus Rokuibacteriota bacterium, the following proteins share a genomic window:
- a CDS encoding outer membrane protein assembly factor BamD — translation MRPRSQALLVPAVLAAALLVGGCSSVGSYVAELFRQRPQPLLPAADLYQAGESEMTKKRYEEARTHFRKIVERHPQSSHAARARFLLGEAYYREGEWDKAIKELEGFLAFFPRHEIADLAQFRLAMSYYDQLKPVEQDQGITAKAMEAFKKLVRDYPDSRYASDALAKIDICRGRLAQKELWVASYYLDQGNPAAARQRLEALLKDYPRTLVVPEALYRLADVYAKEGRAQDAQDRLRQLATEFAHTDWGRRAAQRLRTAVR, via the coding sequence ATGCGCCCCAGGTCGCAGGCCCTTCTGGTCCCCGCCGTGCTCGCGGCAGCGCTCCTCGTCGGAGGGTGCTCCTCCGTCGGCTCGTACGTCGCCGAGCTGTTCAGGCAGAGGCCGCAGCCGCTCCTGCCGGCCGCCGATCTCTACCAGGCGGGCGAGTCGGAGATGACCAAGAAGCGCTACGAGGAGGCCCGGACCCACTTTCGCAAGATCGTCGAGCGCCACCCGCAGTCCAGCCACGCCGCCCGCGCCCGCTTCCTCCTGGGCGAGGCCTACTACCGCGAGGGGGAGTGGGACAAGGCCATCAAGGAGCTCGAGGGTTTCCTGGCCTTCTTCCCGCGTCACGAGATCGCCGACCTCGCGCAGTTCCGGCTGGCCATGAGCTACTACGACCAGCTCAAGCCCGTGGAGCAGGACCAGGGCATCACGGCCAAGGCCATGGAGGCCTTCAAGAAGCTGGTCCGCGACTATCCCGACAGCCGTTACGCCTCCGACGCGCTGGCCAAGATCGACATCTGTCGCGGGCGCCTCGCTCAGAAGGAACTCTGGGTCGCCTCCTACTACCTGGACCAGGGCAACCCGGCCGCGGCGCGCCAGCGGCTCGAGGCCCTGCTCAAGGACTACCCGCGGACCCTGGTGGTGCCCGAGGCTCTCTACAGGCTGGCGGACGTCTATGCCAAGGAGGGCCGGGCCCAGGACGCCCAGGACCGGCTCCGCCAGCTGGCCACCGAGTTCGCCCACACCGACTGGGGCCGGCGCGCGGCCCAGCGGCTCCGGACGGCGGTGAGGTAG
- a CDS encoding [Fe-S]-binding protein — protein sequence MPFPRMVRVRQTFPRPRLADIPGGVRAALAAARLPIKPGDTVAVGAGSRGIANIDVIVKATVNFLRDLGARPFIFPAMGSHGGATPEGQREVLAHYGITEGAMGCEIRATMEVVQVGEALGMPVWLDRIASEAGWIGLVNRVKPHTDFKGSIESGLFKMMTIGLGKWQGATQYHRANVTHGYETVISAVGREMLARARIGFGLGIVENGYDETARVEAFNAAELEAGERRLLKDARDWMARLPFSPIDVLVVEAIGKNISGAGMDTNVIGRPSNPHEPFPADPKILWIVALDLTEESGGNATGIGNADFTTRRLRDKVDWKKTAINCLTACAPNGAKLPLVFDSDREAVESALDCIGLTRPEQARVIRVTNTLVLGEIDCSEAFLPEIAARSDLEVIGPPRALPFDAGGQIVPLAP from the coding sequence ATGCCGTTCCCCAGGATGGTGCGCGTCCGGCAGACCTTCCCGCGCCCCCGGCTGGCCGACATCCCCGGCGGTGTCCGTGCGGCTCTCGCTGCGGCGCGCCTGCCCATCAAGCCGGGCGACACGGTGGCGGTCGGCGCGGGCAGCCGCGGCATCGCCAACATCGACGTCATCGTCAAGGCGACGGTGAACTTCCTCCGCGACCTCGGCGCCCGTCCGTTCATCTTCCCGGCCATGGGAAGCCACGGAGGCGCCACCCCCGAGGGCCAGCGCGAGGTGCTCGCCCACTACGGCATCACGGAAGGCGCCATGGGCTGCGAGATCCGCGCCACCATGGAGGTCGTCCAGGTGGGCGAGGCCCTGGGGATGCCCGTGTGGCTCGACCGCATCGCCTCCGAGGCCGGCTGGATCGGGCTCGTCAACCGCGTCAAGCCCCACACCGACTTCAAGGGCAGCATCGAGTCCGGCCTCTTCAAGATGATGACCATCGGGCTCGGCAAGTGGCAGGGCGCCACCCAGTACCACCGGGCCAATGTCACCCATGGCTACGAGACCGTGATCAGTGCCGTGGGGCGGGAGATGCTCGCCAGGGCGCGGATCGGCTTCGGGCTGGGCATCGTCGAGAACGGGTACGACGAGACGGCGCGCGTGGAGGCCTTCAACGCCGCGGAGCTCGAGGCGGGAGAGCGCCGGCTCCTGAAGGACGCCCGGGACTGGATGGCGCGGCTGCCCTTCTCCCCCATCGACGTGCTGGTGGTCGAGGCGATCGGCAAGAACATCTCCGGCGCCGGCATGGACACCAACGTGATCGGCCGCCCGTCCAACCCCCACGAACCGTTCCCGGCGGATCCCAAGATCCTCTGGATCGTGGCGCTCGACCTCACCGAGGAGAGCGGCGGCAACGCCACCGGCATCGGCAACGCCGACTTCACCACCCGGCGGCTCCGCGACAAGGTCGACTGGAAGAAGACGGCCATCAACTGCCTCACGGCCTGTGCCCCCAACGGGGCCAAGCTGCCGCTGGTCTTCGACTCCGACCGTGAGGCCGTGGAGAGCGCGCTCGACTGCATCGGCCTCACCCGGCCCGAGCAGGCGCGCGTCATCCGCGTCACGAACACCCTCGTCCTCGGCGAGATCGACTGCTCCGAGGCCTTCCTGCCGGAGATCGCCGCGCGCTCCGACCTGGAGGTCATCGGCCCGCCGCGCGCGCTTCCGTTCGACGCCGGCGGGCAGATCGTCCCGTTGGCGCCCTAA
- a CDS encoding TAXI family TRAP transporter solute-binding subunit gives MPTRGTRILSVLLALGLSGAALVVPAQAQQKANVVFSAGPTGGSWTPMAAATADVVRKKFPEVDVQVEPGAALVNMEKIRNDKADLGWSMTTVVADARAGAGSWKGKQTDKPLLVANYYPNVWQLVVPADSDIKQISDLKGKPVALPPRGNTSLAEGWELLLRVHGMKLDDLGTKSYGSLTENVELIKNRQAVAMGWFTTVPASFALDLGSARKIRLLAVPEEKIAEMKKLNAGFVRHVVLKGAYAAQGVEADVVTIQAPTILIASSKTPAEVIYKITKAIVEGREAFGNVTAAMKGVSAGQMAESFGLPRHPGAERYYREAGLLK, from the coding sequence ATGCCTACTCGGGGGACACGCATCCTGTCGGTTCTGCTGGCGCTGGGGCTCAGCGGCGCGGCGCTCGTGGTGCCCGCCCAGGCCCAGCAGAAGGCGAACGTGGTGTTCTCGGCCGGCCCCACGGGGGGCTCGTGGACTCCCATGGCCGCGGCCACCGCGGACGTCGTCAGGAAGAAGTTCCCCGAGGTGGACGTCCAGGTGGAGCCGGGCGCGGCCCTGGTCAACATGGAGAAGATCCGCAACGACAAGGCAGACCTCGGCTGGTCCATGACCACCGTGGTGGCCGACGCCCGCGCGGGGGCCGGCTCCTGGAAAGGCAAGCAGACGGACAAGCCTCTCCTGGTGGCCAACTACTATCCGAACGTCTGGCAGCTGGTCGTGCCGGCCGACTCGGACATCAAGCAGATCTCCGACCTCAAGGGAAAGCCGGTGGCGCTTCCGCCGCGTGGCAACACCAGTCTCGCCGAGGGGTGGGAGCTCCTGCTGCGCGTCCACGGGATGAAGCTCGACGACCTGGGCACCAAGAGCTACGGCTCCCTGACCGAGAACGTCGAGCTCATCAAGAACCGGCAGGCCGTGGCCATGGGGTGGTTCACCACCGTGCCCGCCTCCTTCGCCCTCGACCTCGGCTCCGCGCGCAAGATCCGGCTGCTGGCGGTCCCCGAGGAAAAGATCGCGGAGATGAAGAAGCTCAACGCGGGCTTCGTGCGTCACGTGGTCCTGAAGGGGGCCTACGCGGCCCAGGGGGTGGAGGCCGATGTGGTGACCATCCAGGCGCCGACCATCCTCATCGCCTCGTCGAAGACCCCCGCGGAGGTGATCTACAAGATCACCAAGGCGATCGTCGAGGGGCGCGAGGCCTTCGGCAACGTCACGGCGGCCATGAAGGGCGTGAGCGCCGGGCAGATGGCCGAGAGCTTCGGGCTTCCCCGCCACCCGGGGGCCGAGAGGTACTACCGGGAAGCCGGCCTGCTGAAGTAG
- a CDS encoding TRAP transporter permease, translating into MSLYHLHARLTTAAPDSLALRIITLAFSLTLAFLLFPRKAGGSPERIPWSDLALAALSLACVGYLFANYQYVTTRMPTAEPLSRADMIVAAVGTLLVLEATRRTIGLALPVVALGFIAYGLAGPWLPGGLGHRGLSLEILLDQTYFTTEGIFGIPIGVAGTYVILFIIFGAFLEKSGAGQFFMHFANAIAGGSRGGPGKVAVVSSSLFGTISGSAVANVMVDGWLTIPMMKRTGFKPEAAAAIEAVASTGGQIMPPIMGAAAFVMAEFLGVSYGQVMIAAAIPALFYYGALFAAIHFNAIRSGLRGIPREELPILGHIIMRQGHLFIPLLIIFALLVQGYTATYAAIISTASVLVLSWVRPESRVTPRRAIEALQDGAFQTVPVAMATASAGVVIGVILQTGLAIRFTSFLVSVAGGSLLIALAITMIAGVILGMGMPTTPAYIMQAALLIPALIKLGVAPMAAHMFAFYFSCLSAVTPPVALAVYAAASISKSGLWGSGWQAVKFAAAGFIVPFFFVYSPPLLFSGSWEEILLAVVTGGVGVVALAAGLEGYFIRTAHWWERVLFIAAAVMLIKPGLYTDLAGLGLLLVALGLQRLRPRSAVALAVGSPP; encoded by the coding sequence ATGTCCCTCTACCACCTCCACGCCCGGCTCACGACGGCGGCGCCCGATAGCCTCGCCCTCAGGATCATCACGCTGGCCTTCAGCCTCACCCTGGCCTTCCTGCTCTTCCCCCGGAAGGCCGGCGGCAGCCCCGAGCGGATCCCCTGGAGCGACCTCGCCCTGGCGGCGCTCTCGCTGGCTTGCGTGGGCTACCTCTTCGCAAACTACCAGTACGTGACGACCCGGATGCCCACAGCGGAGCCCCTGAGCCGGGCCGACATGATCGTCGCAGCAGTCGGCACGCTCCTGGTGCTCGAGGCGACGCGCCGGACCATCGGCCTCGCCCTGCCCGTGGTGGCCCTCGGGTTCATCGCCTACGGGCTCGCCGGCCCGTGGCTCCCCGGCGGGCTCGGGCACCGGGGGCTGTCGCTCGAGATCCTCCTCGACCAGACGTACTTCACCACCGAGGGCATCTTCGGGATCCCCATCGGGGTCGCGGGCACCTACGTCATCCTGTTCATCATCTTCGGCGCCTTCCTGGAGAAGTCGGGCGCCGGCCAGTTCTTCATGCACTTCGCCAACGCCATCGCCGGCGGCTCCCGGGGCGGCCCCGGCAAGGTGGCGGTGGTGTCCTCCAGCCTCTTCGGCACCATCTCGGGGTCGGCCGTGGCCAATGTCATGGTGGACGGCTGGCTCACCATCCCCATGATGAAGCGGACGGGGTTCAAGCCGGAGGCGGCGGCGGCCATCGAGGCGGTGGCGTCCACGGGCGGCCAGATCATGCCGCCCATCATGGGAGCCGCCGCGTTCGTGATGGCGGAGTTCCTGGGGGTGTCCTACGGGCAGGTGATGATCGCCGCGGCGATCCCGGCTCTCTTCTACTACGGCGCGCTCTTCGCCGCGATCCACTTCAACGCGATCCGGAGCGGGCTCCGGGGGATCCCGCGCGAGGAGCTCCCGATCCTGGGCCACATCATCATGCGGCAGGGGCACCTGTTCATCCCGCTCCTGATCATCTTCGCGCTGCTGGTGCAGGGATACACGGCCACGTACGCCGCGATCATCTCCACGGCCTCCGTGCTGGTCCTGTCGTGGGTGAGGCCCGAGTCCCGCGTCACCCCCCGCCGGGCCATCGAGGCCCTCCAGGACGGGGCCTTCCAGACGGTGCCCGTGGCCATGGCCACGGCCTCCGCCGGCGTCGTGATCGGCGTGATCCTCCAGACCGGGCTCGCGATCCGGTTCACCAGCTTCCTCGTGAGCGTCGCCGGCGGCAGCCTGCTGATCGCGCTGGCGATCACGATGATCGCCGGTGTCATCCTCGGCATGGGCATGCCGACCACGCCGGCCTACATCATGCAGGCGGCGCTGCTGATCCCGGCGCTGATCAAGCTCGGAGTCGCCCCCATGGCGGCCCACATGTTCGCCTTCTACTTCTCGTGCCTGTCGGCCGTGACGCCGCCCGTGGCGCTGGCCGTGTACGCTGCGGCGTCCATCAGCAAGTCGGGCCTGTGGGGCTCCGGCTGGCAGGCCGTGAAGTTCGCCGCGGCGGGCTTCATCGTGCCCTTCTTCTTCGTCTACTCGCCCCCGCTCCTCTTCTCGGGCTCCTGGGAGGAGATCCTGCTGGCGGTGGTGACCGGAGGCGTCGGGGTCGTGGCGCTGGCCGCGGGCCTGGAGGGCTACTTCATCCGCACCGCCCACTGGTGGGAACGCGTCCTGTTCATCGCCGCCGCCGTCATGCTGATCAAGCCCGGCCTGTACACCGACCTGGCGGGGCTCGGGCTGCTGCTGGTCGCGCTGGGGCTGCAGCGGCTGCGGCCCCGGAGCGCGGTGGCGCTGGCGGTGGGATCGCCCCCGTGA
- a CDS encoding GNAT family N-acetyltransferase — protein MGTSDPPTPPPEAIPREFDRQVVLRDGARVWLRAIRPDDEARLVDLYGRLSHHTAYQRFFTVLKRLPPDWAHFFANVDYRKRMALVAEHEHEGRLELIGVGRYEPADEAATAEVAFVVQDGWQGRGLGAVLLDDVTRAGEARGVLRFRAFVLADNDRMLDLLTRFTDVLERKLEDGVVSLVFRRQPAPPPTG, from the coding sequence ATGGGCACCTCCGATCCGCCGACCCCCCCGCCGGAGGCGATCCCGCGGGAATTCGACCGCCAGGTCGTCCTCAGGGACGGGGCGCGTGTCTGGCTCCGCGCTATCCGTCCCGACGACGAGGCGCGCCTGGTGGACCTGTACGGCCGGCTGAGCCACCACACCGCCTACCAGCGCTTCTTCACGGTGCTGAAGCGCCTGCCGCCCGACTGGGCCCACTTCTTCGCCAACGTGGACTACCGGAAGCGGATGGCGCTGGTGGCCGAGCACGAGCATGAGGGCCGGCTCGAGCTGATCGGGGTGGGCCGCTACGAGCCGGCCGACGAGGCGGCCACTGCCGAGGTGGCCTTCGTGGTGCAGGACGGCTGGCAGGGGAGGGGCCTCGGGGCCGTCCTCCTCGACGACGTCACGCGGGCGGGCGAGGCGCGCGGCGTGCTCCGCTTCCGCGCCTTCGTCCTCGCCGACAACGACCGGATGCTGGATCTCCTGACGCGCTTCACCGACGTCCTGGAGCGCAAGCTGGAGGACGGTGTCGTGAGCCTCGTCTTCAGGCGACAGCCCGCTCCGCCGCCAACCGGCTGA
- a CDS encoding N-acetyltransferase produces MSPAVSVRPATEADAEAICLIYNQGIEDRIATLETELRTPAERRHWMASRSRRHPVIVAEVLAPEGARSPLTIGWGSLNQFNSRKAYEHVADFSVYVDRGWRGRGVGHRLLERLVELAREIGYHKMVLSTFPFNESGVALYERLGFRRVGIYREQGMLDGKWVDTLIMEKLL; encoded by the coding sequence GTGAGCCCCGCAGTCAGCGTGCGCCCCGCCACCGAGGCAGATGCGGAGGCCATCTGCCTCATCTACAACCAGGGGATCGAGGACCGCATCGCGACCCTCGAGACCGAGCTGCGCACGCCGGCCGAGCGACGACACTGGATGGCCTCGCGAAGCCGCCGCCACCCCGTGATCGTGGCCGAGGTCCTCGCGCCCGAGGGTGCCCGGTCCCCGCTCACCATCGGCTGGGGCAGCCTCAACCAGTTCAACTCGCGCAAGGCCTACGAGCACGTGGCCGACTTCTCCGTGTACGTCGACCGGGGGTGGCGCGGCCGGGGTGTGGGCCATCGGCTCCTCGAGCGGCTGGTCGAGCTGGCGCGGGAGATCGGCTACCACAAGATGGTGCTCTCGACCTTCCCGTTCAACGAGTCGGGCGTGGCCCTCTACGAGCGGCTCGGCTTCAGACGGGTCGGGATCTACCGCGAACAGGGAATGCTCGACGGCAAGTGGGTGGACACCCTGATCATGGAAAAGCTGCTCTGA
- a CDS encoding NAD(P)-dependent oxidoreductase, which translates to MATLVTGALGCIGAWVIKRLLAAGEHPVGYDLGDDPWRLRLVVGPERLAEVVLVRGNIADRDALIRAVGDHGITRIIHLAAWQVPLCRQDPSGGALVNVVGTANVFEAAKVHRDRVRRVTYFSSAAVFGPPHLYGPGPLSDDSPPKPATHYGVYKVANEETARIYWEEHRIASIGFRPLSVYGPGRDFGLTADPTLAMKAAVLGRSFEIRWGGATDLVYTDDVAQACLAGAGSTLDGARVYNLHGESARIADVVRMIEEAWPQARGRLSHVERQMPFPEELADTGYQRDLGPRPRTGLREGIRKTLDEFAALAGSGRLDARELEPAR; encoded by the coding sequence ATGGCGACGCTGGTGACGGGCGCACTCGGATGCATCGGAGCATGGGTCATCAAGCGGCTGCTGGCCGCGGGCGAGCACCCGGTGGGCTACGACCTCGGCGATGACCCGTGGCGCCTGCGCCTGGTCGTGGGGCCCGAGCGGCTCGCCGAGGTGGTCCTCGTGCGAGGGAACATCGCGGACCGCGACGCCCTCATCCGGGCCGTGGGCGACCACGGCATCACGCGCATCATCCATCTGGCCGCCTGGCAGGTGCCGCTCTGCCGGCAGGATCCCTCGGGGGGGGCGCTCGTCAACGTGGTGGGGACGGCCAACGTCTTCGAGGCGGCCAAGGTGCATCGGGACCGGGTGCGCCGCGTCACGTACTTCTCCTCGGCCGCCGTGTTCGGGCCGCCGCACCTCTACGGGCCCGGGCCCCTCTCCGACGACTCCCCGCCGAAGCCCGCCACGCATTACGGCGTCTACAAGGTCGCCAACGAGGAGACAGCCCGCATCTACTGGGAGGAGCATCGGATCGCCTCCATTGGCTTCCGTCCGCTGTCGGTATACGGGCCCGGACGCGACTTCGGTCTCACCGCCGACCCGACGCTCGCCATGAAGGCCGCCGTCCTGGGGCGGTCCTTCGAGATCCGCTGGGGCGGCGCCACAGATCTCGTCTACACGGACGACGTGGCCCAGGCCTGCCTCGCCGGAGCCGGCTCGACGCTGGACGGCGCCCGGGTGTACAACCTCCACGGCGAGTCGGCCAGGATCGCGGACGTCGTGCGCATGATCGAGGAGGCCTGGCCCCAGGCCAGGGGACGGCTCTCTCACGTGGAGCGACAGATGCCCTTTCCCGAGGAGCTGGCCGACACGGGCTACCAGCGCGACCTCGGGCCCCGCCCCCGGACGGGGCTCCGCGAGGGCATCAGGAAGACGCTGGACGAGTTCGCGGCGCTGGCCGGCTCGGGCCGTCTCGATGCGCGGGAGCTGGAGCCGGCCCGGTGA
- a CDS encoding class I SAM-dependent methyltransferase, translated as MFDSKRFFEESWPKVSQGFESEADAEAEIAWIVGHARPPAAGRVLDAPCGFGRHSLALARRGFAVTGVDLSETELARARERAAAAGVTLRLVQQDMRDMDFSAEFDLALNLFSSIGYFSDDEDRLLLDRFCLALKPGGTFVLDTRNRDHFIRSCAAEETYSLPAGRVTIKNRIDLTTSRVHGEWWLEDGHRCLGETELRLYAAHELYRMLRPERWSRVELFGGLDGRRFELDSARLVLVATK; from the coding sequence GTGTTCGACAGCAAGCGGTTCTTCGAGGAGTCGTGGCCCAAGGTCTCCCAGGGCTTCGAGTCCGAGGCCGACGCCGAGGCGGAGATCGCCTGGATCGTCGGGCACGCGCGGCCGCCCGCCGCCGGCCGAGTGCTCGACGCCCCCTGCGGCTTCGGGCGTCACTCGCTTGCTCTGGCGCGGCGGGGCTTCGCCGTCACGGGCGTGGACCTGAGCGAGACCGAGCTGGCCCGCGCCCGGGAGCGGGCCGCGGCAGCGGGCGTGACGCTCCGGCTCGTGCAGCAGGACATGCGCGACATGGACTTCTCGGCGGAGTTCGACCTCGCCCTCAACCTCTTCTCGAGCATCGGTTACTTCTCGGACGACGAGGACCGCCTGCTGCTGGACCGGTTCTGCCTCGCGCTCAAGCCCGGCGGAACCTTCGTGCTCGACACGCGGAACCGCGACCACTTCATCCGGAGCTGCGCCGCGGAGGAGACCTACTCCCTGCCGGCCGGCAGGGTCACCATCAAGAACCGCATCGATCTCACGACGAGCCGGGTCCACGGCGAGTGGTGGCTCGAGGATGGACACCGCTGCCTGGGCGAGACCGAGCTCCGCCTCTACGCGGCCCACGAGCTCTACCGCATGCTGCGCCCCGAGCGCTGGTCACGGGTCGAGCTGTTCGGCGGTCTCGACGGCCGGCGCTTCGAGCTCGACTCCGCCCGCCTCGTCCTCGTTGCCACGAAATAA
- a CDS encoding hydroxyacid dehydrogenase: MKPLVVVGGAIHPDGIAQLETEARVVVTEETSEAGMVRAAREAEGILFRIKPPCSRSLMAACARLKVVGRYGVGLDTVDLPAATELGIAVVHAPGSNSDSVAEHALMLILACAKRTIVLDRMTRKSDWSPARWEGLTEIKGLTLGIIGVGNIGRRVARLGAAFGLRVLGYDPYVAPDELRARGAEPVPDLATLLRQADIVTCHTPHTPETHHMINATTVAQMKDGVIFINTSRGKTQDEGALLAGLGSGKIRAAGLDVFEEEPVSSDNPLLQLDNVVVSSHIAGVTEQAHRSIGLQVTAEMLRVLRGERPTVLGNPDLWPKLAHLR; encoded by the coding sequence ATGAAACCGCTCGTCGTCGTCGGTGGCGCCATTCATCCGGACGGGATCGCACAGCTCGAGACCGAGGCCCGCGTCGTCGTCACCGAGGAGACCAGCGAGGCGGGGATGGTCCGCGCCGCCAGGGAGGCCGAGGGGATCCTCTTCCGGATCAAGCCCCCCTGCAGCCGGTCGCTCATGGCGGCCTGCGCCCGGCTCAAGGTCGTCGGGCGTTACGGCGTGGGGCTCGACACCGTGGATCTCCCCGCGGCGACCGAGCTGGGCATTGCCGTCGTGCATGCGCCGGGATCCAACTCCGACTCCGTGGCCGAGCACGCCCTCATGCTGATCCTGGCCTGCGCCAAGCGGACCATCGTGCTGGACCGCATGACCCGCAAGTCGGACTGGTCGCCCGCCCGCTGGGAAGGGCTGACCGAGATCAAGGGCCTGACCCTCGGCATCATCGGCGTGGGGAACATCGGCCGGCGCGTGGCGCGGCTCGGCGCGGCCTTCGGGCTGCGTGTCCTGGGCTACGACCCCTACGTGGCGCCCGATGAGCTGCGCGCCCGGGGCGCCGAGCCCGTGCCGGATCTGGCCACGCTCCTGCGCCAGGCCGACATCGTGACCTGCCACACGCCCCACACGCCCGAGACGCACCACATGATCAACGCCACGACCGTCGCCCAGATGAAGGACGGCGTCATCTTCATCAACACCTCGCGCGGCAAGACCCAGGACGAGGGCGCGCTGCTGGCGGGACTCGGCAGCGGCAAGATCCGCGCGGCCGGCCTCGACGTGTTCGAGGAGGAGCCGGTGTCCTCGGACAACCCGCTGCTCCAGCTCGACAACGTCGTGGTCAGCTCGCACATCGCCGGCGTCACCGAGCAGGCGCACCGCAGCATCGGGCTCCAGGTGACGGCCGAGATGCTGCGCGTGCTGCGCGGCGAGCGGCCCACCGTCCTGGGCAACCCCGACCTCTGGCCGAAGCTCGCCCACCTCAGGTAA
- a CDS encoding putative hydro-lyase — protein sequence MPIDARHPKEIRADIRRGALTGVTAGLAPGFVQANLAVLPKESAYDFLLFCQRNPRPCPLIEVTDPGSPEPVGAAPGADLRTDIPRYRIYKDGVLADEVTDITPFWRDDFVSFLLGCSFTFEWALLDAGIPLRHIEEGKNVAMWKTSIACRPAGRFHGPVVVSMRPIPQAMLARAVTASARFPGAHGAPIQVGDPAALGIADVTKPDWGDFVGIRPGEVPVFWACGVTPQAVALASKPALMITHSPGHMFITDLPNHALAVI from the coding sequence ATGCCCATCGACGCCCGCCACCCGAAGGAGATCCGGGCTGACATCCGCCGGGGCGCCCTCACCGGCGTCACCGCCGGGCTGGCGCCGGGATTCGTCCAGGCGAATCTCGCGGTCCTGCCCAAGGAGAGCGCCTACGACTTCCTCCTCTTCTGCCAGCGCAACCCGCGCCCGTGCCCGCTCATCGAGGTGACGGATCCGGGCTCCCCCGAGCCGGTCGGGGCGGCGCCGGGGGCCGATCTGAGGACGGACATCCCGCGGTACCGCATCTACAAGGACGGCGTCCTCGCCGACGAGGTCACCGACATCACGCCCTTCTGGCGCGATGACTTCGTGTCTTTCCTCCTCGGCTGCTCCTTCACCTTCGAGTGGGCGCTGCTGGACGCCGGGATCCCGCTCCGCCACATCGAGGAGGGGAAGAACGTCGCCATGTGGAAGACCTCGATCGCGTGCCGGCCGGCCGGACGCTTCCACGGCCCTGTGGTCGTCTCCATGCGGCCGATCCCGCAGGCGATGCTCGCCAGGGCCGTGACGGCCTCGGCACGCTTCCCCGGGGCCCACGGCGCGCCCATCCAGGTGGGGGATCCCGCCGCCCTGGGCATTGCCGACGTGACGAAGCCCGACTGGGGCGACTTCGTCGGCATCCGGCCGGGTGAGGTCCCCGTGTTCTGGGCGTGCGGGGTGACGCCGCAGGCCGTGGCGCTGGCCTCGAAGCCCGCCTTGATGATCACCCATAGCCCGGGGCACATGTTCATCACGGACCTGCCGAACCATGCCCTGGCCGTGATCTAG
- the pxpB gene encoding 5-oxoprolinase subunit PxpB, which yields MPVVTRPEPRFLPCGDLAVSVELGDEISREVNARVLALEYLIRQTGLAGVSETVPSFRSLLVYYDPLVVGFDALCAALRGLAAEARPDVLPPARTVELPCCYGGELGFELEAAAAKLGLAPDEVARLHASADYYVFFVGFTPGLPYMTGMPERLTIPRLPTPRTNTPPGSVGIGGTQCCIYSVESPGGFWVLGRTPLRLYDPAAPDPILLRAGDRVRFRLIDRAEFDAIAAQVAAGTYGQRSGQGEPRRAARPGERIWESPEQSGQGEPGRVARRGERIWESPEQSEEGAR from the coding sequence GTGCCCGTGGTCACCCGTCCCGAGCCGCGCTTCCTGCCCTGCGGCGACCTGGCCGTGTCGGTGGAGCTGGGGGACGAGATCAGCCGGGAGGTCAACGCCCGCGTCCTGGCGCTCGAGTACCTGATCCGGCAGACGGGGCTGGCGGGCGTCAGCGAGACCGTCCCGTCGTTCCGGTCGCTGCTCGTCTACTACGACCCGCTCGTCGTCGGCTTCGACGCCCTGTGCGCGGCGCTCCGCGGGCTCGCGGCCGAGGCGCGGCCCGATGTGCTGCCGCCGGCCCGGACGGTGGAGCTGCCGTGCTGCTACGGCGGCGAGCTGGGCTTCGAGCTGGAGGCCGCCGCGGCGAAGCTCGGGCTCGCCCCTGACGAGGTGGCACGGCTGCACGCCTCGGCGGACTACTACGTCTTCTTCGTCGGGTTCACGCCGGGGCTCCCGTACATGACGGGCATGCCGGAGCGGCTCACCATCCCGCGGCTTCCGACCCCCCGCACCAACACGCCTCCCGGAAGCGTCGGCATCGGCGGCACCCAGTGCTGCATCTACTCCGTCGAGAGCCCCGGCGGCTTCTGGGTGCTCGGACGCACCCCGCTGCGGCTCTACGATCCGGCCGCGCCCGATCCGATCCTGCTCCGTGCGGGGGACCGGGTGCGCTTCCGCCTCATCGACCGGGCCGAGTTCGACGCCATCGCCGCCCAGGTGGCCGCCGGCACGTATGGACAGCGGAGCGGGCAGGGCGAGCCGAGGCGTGCCGCACGGCCAGGCGAGCGGATATGGGAGTCCCCCGAGCAGAGCGGGCAGGGCGAGCCGGGGCGTGTCGCACGGCGAGGCGAGCGGATATGGGAGTCCCCCGAGCAGAGCGAGGAGGGGGCGCGGTGA